The segment ACAAAGCAggaatttcattttatattacGTGGCATTAAATTCAAAGCATTTACAAATCTTCATCCCCGCATTTCCGACAACGTGCAGCGCTATGCCACGTATTGCATGCTCAATCGGATGCTATTACTATTTTCATTTGTCTAAATTAAACATCAACGTTTACCAAAGTGCTTCTGTTTGGCTCAGGTCAGGCACATTACACGGAACTGGCCAGCAACATTTGGTTTGAAGTACCGTGTTTGTGACGCTAGTTCAGTTTAAAACGGTTTGTCATTGACTTTGCAGAAAGTGTGTCTGGTCGGGAGCATGCCATTAAAAAGCCACTTGTAAAATTTACTAACCCTCGAACGTTATCAATTTGCCCCAGTGCTCCGGAAGCATTGTCTGGAATTGACGTGCGCTGATCCCATGATGCTTTCGCCGTGAAGTGTTCTCAATATTGTATCTCTATCGATAGCAATTGCGAGTGTAAGCCTCCGGGAAgatagaaatgaaaagaaagccTATGCTAGAGCCATGCCATAAACCGCCAGGATGTGCCTATCAGGCGAATCGTGTATATAAGACAAACTCGGAGCCCCACAATGTTACCAATCAGTCCTCAGTTCTCCGAACAGTAACACATCTTCTAAACTGCAAGCTCCTAAAATGCTGCCAGGACTTACTCTGCTAGTTTCCATCTGCCTGGTGGCCAGTGCCTCCAAGGTTCCGCGGCTCATGCTGGACGATAACTACGTGAATCGCGTGGTCGGAGGAGAGGAGGCTGCGGAAGGATCGGCGCCTTACCAAGTTTCGCTGCAAGAATCATTCTGGGGTCACAACTGCGGAGGATCACTGTTGAGTGATCGCTG is part of the Anopheles bellator unplaced genomic scaffold, idAnoBellAS_SP24_06.2 scaffold02193_ctg1, whole genome shotgun sequence genome and harbors:
- the LOC131214735 gene encoding chymotrypsin-1-like, whose amino-acid sequence is MLPGLTLLVSICLVASASKVPRLMLDDNYVNRVVGGEEAAEGSAPYQVSLQESFWGHNCGGSLLSDRWVLTAAHCLVGSNPDELEVL